In the genome of Acidobacteriota bacterium, the window CCTGGGATCGCACGAAGTTCACGAAGTTCCCCGCGAGGCCGCTGTCCTCCTGGAAGTAGGAGCGCCATCGCCGGCCGTCGTAGCGCGCGAGCCCCGTGTACGCGGACTGCCAGAGGACGCCGTCGCCGTAGTCCACCCCCGACGTCACGTCATTGACCGGGCCGTCGTCGGGGAAGAGATCGATCTCGAAGGAGCCGTCGGGATCGCGGTACTCGCGCCAGGTGCGCGTCGCCTTCGTGTACTCCAGCACGCCCCCTCCCCACGCGCCCACAAAAACCTTCCCGTCGCCGATGCCGACGGCGTAGATCCACGGCTCGTGCATCGGCGTGTTCGTCTGATCGAAGTTGATCCACTCTCTCGTGCGGAGATCGAATCGGCTGAGCCCCATGGCGGTGGCGGCCCAGATCACGTCCTCCTCCGGATCGCACCTCACGCTGTGGACGAAGTCGTTCGAGAGCCCGCTGTTGAGCTGCGTGAAGGCGTCGATCCTTCCTCCGGACCAGCGGGCGAGGCCGCCCATGGTCGCGATCCAGACGTCGCCCGTTCGCGGGCTCACGTCGACGGCGAGGACGACGGCGTTCGGCAGGCCATCCGCGGTGCCGAAGCGGGTCCACCGGCCGCGCTCGTAGAGGGCGAGGCCCTCGCGCGTCCCGGCCCAGACCCTCTCGCCGTCGATCCGGATCGCGAAGACCTCGTCGGCGGGAAGGCCGTCGGCCTTCGTGAAGGTCTCCCACCGGCCGTGGAGCGCGAGGTCGAGGACGGAAGCTCCCGCCGTGCCCGCCGAAAGCGACAGCAACGCAAAGACCCCCGCCGCGACCCTGGCTCTCGTCTCCATGGCACCCCCTACAGCGTCCTCAGGTAATCGATGAGGTCGTTCAGCCCGCTCTTCCCGAGGTCGCTCGTGTATCCGTGCGTGTCGTCGGGGTTGTACACGGTCCAGATCTCCTCGAGGCTCTGAGCCCTTCCGTCGTGGAGGTACGGGGCCGTCATCCAGAGGTCGATGAGCTGCGGCGTGTCGAAGCCCCGGGCGCTGTCGTACGCCCCCGCGCTCCCGACGTCCTCGATCTTGTGGTTCGTGTAGAGGGGGGGGAGATGGCAGGTGAGGCACCGGTTCCTCTCCGCGATCAGCGCCCCGTCGCGGGTCCGCGCGCGCCGGAAGATCTCCCGGCCGCGCTCCTGGGAGAAGGTGAGCCTCCCGTCCGCGGCGCGCAGCCGGTTCCGGGGCGGCTGGATCGAGCGGAGGTAGGCGACGAGCGCGTTGAGATCGTCGAAGGGGAAGGGGGCCGAGCGCGTCAGGAACCGGGCGAAGCGGATGCCGCACTGCATGTAGATGCTGGTGTTCTTCCCGTTCCACTTGTACGGGCCGGTGTCGGCGATGCCGAGCATCGTGCGGTTGTCGACCATGTTCCGGCCGATCCCGTCCGGCTCGAAGTCGTACTGGAGCTGATCCATGTGCCCGTCGGGGTGACAGCTCCGGCACGAGAACTGGTGCTGGAGGGTCGCCCGGGCGCTCGCGAAGATCTTCTCGCCGCGCCGGGCGATCGTCTCGTGCCGCGGCCCCCCGAGATCGATCGTCCCGACGCGCTCGGCGCGCGCGACGTCGAAGATCCCGATGCGATCGTCGAGGCGCTCCGCCACGTAGAGGCGCCGCCCGTCGGGGGAGATCGCGAGGCGGCCGGGGTTCGATCCCGTGGGGATCCGGGCGGTGACGTAGCGCCGGCTGACGCCGAGGCGGTTCGCGTACGAGGCGAGCTCGGCGGCGGTGCTGCCGTCGACCAGCTCGCGCACCGCGGCGAGGTCGATCCGGCTGACGACGTCGGCGCCGCCGTGGCTGACGAAGGCGAAGCGGCCGTCCGGGGTGACGGCCACGTCGGCCGGGTCGGCGTAGTACGCGTCGGGGTCGTCGAGGGGGAGCTGCACGGCGCGCGCGCGAACGGGATCGAGGAGGGCGAAGCCGTTGGTCATCATCCAGCCGCGCTCGACCTGCACCGCGGGGACGAGATTCTTCGGCCGGACGAGCGTGACGAGCGCGCCGCCCCCCGGGACGAAGGCGATGCCGCCGAGGAGGTCCGCTCCGGGAAGCGCGATTCGCGAGTCGACGCGCGCGTCGCGCGTCGAAATCGCGGTCATCTCGGCGACGGGAGGATCGTCGGGGCGCGACGGGCGCGCGAGCTGGTTGGCCACGAGGACCAGCCCGCCGCCGGGAGCGGCGGAGACGGCCACGGGGTTGCGCCCCGCCGCCAGGCGCGCCGTCTCCCTTCCGGAGGCGAGGTCGACGGCGCTCACGTCGTCGCCGAGGGAGTTCGCCACGAAGAGGCGGTTCGACCGGGCGTCGAGGGCGAGCCCCGCGGGGCCCGCCCCCGCGGGGAGGGTGGCCGAGACGGCGCCCGCCGCGAGATCGATCACGGCGATGGTGTCGTCGTCCTGGTTGGCGACGTACGCCGTCCGGCACGCCGCGTCCAGGGCGAGGCCGAGCGGCCGCCTCCCGACAGGGATCTCGGCGACGACCTTCGAGGCGGCGACATCGACCGCGAGGAGGGAGCCGGAGTCCCGGGCGGTCGCGTAGAGGCGCCGGCCGTCGGCGCAGATGGCGAGATCGACCGGCGTCTTGTAGCGCGGGGCGATCAGCCTGTCCGTGAGCGTCCCGCCGCGCGCGTCGAAGTGACACCTCGCGCACTGCGTCGTCGAGACGGCGTCACCGGTGTAGTGCGCGACGTGCGCGACGGCCCAGTGCCGCGCGCCGAAGATCCCCGAGCCGAGAACGAGGGCCGCGAAAAGCCACGGCCTTCTCGGACGGAGCCCGTCAGTCATGGGGGCCTCCGAGGAGCGCGGCCGCGGGAGGAAGGACCGCCTGAGGGCGCCGGTTCTCGGGGACGAGATCCGGCGCCTCGTGGCACCCGATGCAGGCGCGGTTCTCGTTCGGCCGGACCCAGATGTCGGTGACGTGGGAGGCGATCGCCCGCCCGTCGGCGGCGAGGAGCGTGAGCCTCAGCGGCGTGTCGGCGGGAACCTCGACGAAGAACGATCCGTCCTCGTGCACGGTCGCCTCGCCGAGGTCACCCGCGCCGTCCGAGCGGGTGAACCGCACGCGAAGGGCGCCGCCCGGCGGAAGAGCGGCGACGGCGGGGACCTCCGACGTGCGGACATCGAGGCAGAGGAAGGTGCCGGTGCGCGCCTCGTCCTTCACGACGCTGGTGAGAACGGGAGGCGAAGTGCCCGCGGATCCCGCCCCCCGATCCATGGCCGCCGCGAGGCCCGTGCCGTCGGGGTGGATGGTCATCCGCGCCGCGGGAAGGTCGGCGGCCCCACCGGCCGGCCGACGCTCGAAGAGCACGCGCCCGTCGGTGAGAAGCACGGGCGCCCTATCCTCGTCGCCCAGCCCGAACGTCACGCGCCGCACATCCGATCCGTCGGCCGCGGCGGAGAAGAGAGAGCGCCCCCGCCGGCTCGTCCCGCCGTGAGAAGGAGGCGCGCTGTAAAGGATCCGTCCGCCGGGGAGATCGATCGCATCCGAAGGGGCGCCGTTCCCGCGCGCGGCGGTCGATCCCGACGGCAAGAACCACGCGCCGCCCGCGAGCGCGGCCACGACCGCTGCGATCCAGGCCATGCGGCGTCTCACCTCGGAGGCTCCTCGACGACCACGACCTTGCCGGCGGGGACGGCGGTCAGCGTCTGGTGCCTTCCCGAGGGCCAGGCGATCTCGACCCTGGCGGCGGAGGTCGCGGACCCGATGCCGAACGCGAGCCTCGGATCGTTCTGCGAGAGGTATCCGCCCGACGACCGCCGCTCCGCCGTCCGCGTTTTCCCGCCGGACGTCACCGAGACCTTGGCGCCGATCCCGTCGCGGTTGCTCGCGGTGCCGCGCAGGAGGAGCGTGACGGCGTGCCCGCGGTTGCCGCCGTCGTTGCGCAGGAGAATCGCCGGGGCGCTCAGGTTGTTGAGGACGATGTCCGGATCGCCGTCGTTGTCGAAGTCGGCGAAGGCGGCGGCGCGCCCCATCAGCGGCTTTCGGAAGAAAGGCCCCGCGCTCATCGAGACGTCGCGGAAGATCCCTCCCGCGTTCTCGAAGAGCTGCGGCTCCTGGCCGAAGAGGCGGGACAGGTCGGCGTTCACCTTGAAGAGATCCAGGTCGCCGTCGTTGTCGGCGTCGAAGAAGAAGGCCCCCCACCCGACGAACTGCGCGCTCGCGCGCGCGAGGCCGCTCGGCGCCGCCGCGTCGGTGAACTGCCCGCCGTCGTTGTGGAAGAGCGAGCCGTACGCGTTGTCCGAGACGTAGATGTCCGGGCGGCCGTCGCCGTCGTAATCGCCGAAGTCGACCGACATGCTCGCCGTCTGGTCGGCCATGCCGTTGAACGCGACCCCCGCCATCGCGGCGACCTCCTCGAACCCCCGTCCCTCCCGGTTCCTCCAGAGGAAGTTCTCGGTCGCGTCGTTCGTGACGTAGATGTCGTCCCATCCGTCGCCGTCGTAGTCGGCCGCCGTCGCGCTCATGGCGCGGCCGCGCTTCGTCACCCCCATCTTCGCGGTGACGTCCTCGAATCGGCCGCCGCCGAGGTTGCGGTAGAGGGCGTCGGGCTGGGGCTCGTACGCGAGCGGCCCGGGGAAGCCGTCGGGGGCGTAGTAACGCTTGTAGGCCACGTCGAGCTCGATGTAGTTCGCGACGTACAGGTCGAGGAGCCCGTCGCGATCGAGGTCGAGCCAGACGCCGGCCGTCGAGGCGCCGGGGTTCCCGACCCCCGCGCGGCTCGTCTCATCGCGGAAGGTCCCGTTACCGAGGTTATGGAAGAGGACGTTCGGGCCGTCGTTCGCGACGTAGATGTCGGGCCAGCCGTCGTTGTCGTAGTCGGCCACCGAGACCGCCATCGCGAAGCACGTCTCGCAGGAGACGCCGGCCTTCGCGGTGACGTCCTCGAACGTTCCGTTCCCGCGATTCCGGTAGAGCCGGTTCCGCGGCACCCCCTTCGGGGGTTCCCCCTCGCTGACCCCGGGGCGGTACCGCGCCGTCGCGAGGTAGAGATCCATGAAGCCGTCCTGGTCGAAGTCGAGCCAGGCCACGCCGGAGCCGACCGCCTCGATGAGGTTGCTGAACTTTCCGTCACCGAAGGACTGGGTGAAGTCGATCCCCGACACGGCCGTCACGTCCGTGAGGACGACGCCGGCGCTTTCGGGGGCCTTGTCCGCGGCGGTGGTCGAGAGGAGAGAGGATGTGAGGAGCGCCGCCAGGATGCACGCGAGGCCTCTGAGAGCGCGGTGGCGATGCAAGAGATTCCCTCCTGAATTCCCTTGTTCCGTGAGGGGTGTGGCTCGCAAGAAGGAGGCCAGCGCGCACCCGCTGCGCGAATCCGCGGCGCGCGCGGAAGGCTCCATGCTGCAATGGGATACGGTTTATGAAGCGGACTGCATGGCCGCTATGAGCGCAAAGGTCCGCGGACGTGGTGGGAACTGCGTAGCGGGATCTCGCGCTGCGCGAATGACGGGGATCACACCGGCACCGCGCGGGAGAGGGCATCCGGCTTCGTCACGACGATGATGGTGGGGATGGGCTCGAGGATCCTGCCGGTCTTCTCGGGAGCGCCGCTGCGCTCGCCCCGGCTCCGCGAGATCGTCTTCTGGCTGATCCTGGCGGGGATGATTCTCTTCGCGTGGAACGTCTGGCCCGCCCTCTCCGGGACGGTGAGGGCGAAAGGAGAGGAGCCGCCTGGACGGCGGCCCCTCCCGGTGCTCCGGGCTACCGCCCGCTGATCCTCCGCGCCAGCCCCTCGTGCTCCTCGCGGATCCCCGCGGGGAGGCGGTCGCCGAACTTCGCGAAGAAGTCCTCCTGGGTCTGGATCGCCTCGTGCCACTCGGCGGCGTCCACGCGCAGGAGCTTGTCGAGGGCGGCGTCGCTCAGGTCGAGGCCGGTACGATCGATCGCCGCCGGCGTCGGCACGTGGCCGAGCGGCGTCTCGCGCGAGGCGCCGCGTCCCTCGCAGCGATCGAGGATCCAGCGGAGCACCCGGAGGTTCTCACCGAAGCCGGGCCAGAGGAACTTTCCGTCGTCTCCCGTCCTGAACCAGTTCACGCGGAAGATCTTCGGAGGGCTGGTCATCCGCTTTCCCATCGAGAGCCAGTGCCCCCAGTAGTCGGCCATGTTGTAGCCGCAGAAGGGGAGCATCGCCATCGGATCGCGCCGCAGCACGCCGACCTTGCCCGTAGCGGCGGCCGTCGTCTCCGACGAGAGCGTCGCGCCGAGGAAGGTCCCGTGCTGCCAGTCGCGCGCCTCGTAGACGAGGGGGACGACCCGCTGCCGCCGCGCGCCGAAGAGGATGGCGCTGATGGGGACCCCCTCGGGGTTGTGCCACTCGGGGGAGAACGACGGGCACTGCGAGGCGGGCGCGGTGAAGCGGCTGTTCGGGTGCGCCGCCTTCTCTCGCGAAGCCGGATCCCACGCGCGCCCCTGCCAGTCGAGCATGCCGGCGACAGGCTGGTCGTCATGCCCCTCCCACCAGACGGTCCCGTCGGGCTTCAGCGCGACGTTCGTGTAGATCGTGTTCCGATTGATGGTCGCCATCGCGTTGGCGTTCGTCTTCGTACTCGTCCCCGGCACGACGCCGAAGAATCCCGCCTCGGGGTTCACGGCCCACAATCGCCCGTCCTTCCCGATGCGCATCCACGCGATGTCGTCTCCCACCGTCCAGGCCGTCCACCCCTTCATCGAGGCCGGCGGGACGAGCATGGCCAGGTTCGTCTTGCCGCAGGCGCTCGGGAAGGCGCCGGCGACGTAGCGCGTCACCCCTTCGGGAGACCTCAGCCCCAGGATCAGCATGTGCTCGGCGAGCCATCCCTCCGTCCGCCCGAGGTAGCTGGCCAGGCGCAGCGCGAGGCATTTCTTCCCGAGCAGGGCGTTGCCGCCGTA includes:
- a CDS encoding CRTAC1 family protein; protein product: MHRHRALRGLACILAALLTSSLLSTTAADKAPESAGVVLTDVTAVSGIDFTQSFGDGKFSNLIEAVGSGVAWLDFDQDGFMDLYLATARYRPGVSEGEPPKGVPRNRLYRNRGNGTFEDVTAKAGVSCETCFAMAVSVADYDNDGWPDIYVANDGPNVLFHNLGNGTFRDETSRAGVGNPGASTAGVWLDLDRDGLLDLYVANYIELDVAYKRYYAPDGFPGPLAYEPQPDALYRNLGGGRFEDVTAKMGVTKRGRAMSATAADYDGDGWDDIYVTNDATENFLWRNREGRGFEEVAAMAGVAFNGMADQTASMSVDFGDYDGDGRPDIYVSDNAYGSLFHNDGGQFTDAAAPSGLARASAQFVGWGAFFFDADNDGDLDLFKVNADLSRLFGQEPQLFENAGGIFRDVSMSAGPFFRKPLMGRAAAFADFDNDGDPDIVLNNLSAPAILLRNDGGNRGHAVTLLLRGTASNRDGIGAKVSVTSGGKTRTAERRSSGGYLSQNDPRLAFGIGSATSAARVEIAWPSGRHQTLTAVPAGKVVVVEEPPR
- a CDS encoding phosphoenolpyruvate carboxykinase (GTP), which codes for MIISQAARSWVDQVQSLCRPDDVVWCDGSAAEKERLTKAAVLRGELTPLDQAKLPGCYLHRSAPNDVARTEHLTFICTKAKDDAGPNNNWMEPSEAREKLSAIYRGAMKGRTMYVVPFIMGPKGSRFSKVGVEITDSIYVALNMGIMTQMGGAAWEQLGDSNDFTRCLHSLGDLSPDRRYICHFPEENEIWSVGSGYGGNALLGKKCLALRLASYLGRTEGWLAEHMLILGLRSPEGVTRYVAGAFPSACGKTNLAMLVPPASMKGWTAWTVGDDIAWMRIGKDGRLWAVNPEAGFFGVVPGTSTKTNANAMATINRNTIYTNVALKPDGTVWWEGHDDQPVAGMLDWQGRAWDPASREKAAHPNSRFTAPASQCPSFSPEWHNPEGVPISAILFGARRQRVVPLVYEARDWQHGTFLGATLSSETTAAATGKVGVLRRDPMAMLPFCGYNMADYWGHWLSMGKRMTSPPKIFRVNWFRTGDDGKFLWPGFGENLRVLRWILDRCEGRGASRETPLGHVPTPAAIDRTGLDLSDAALDKLLRVDAAEWHEAIQTQEDFFAKFGDRLPAGIREEHEGLARRISGR